A stretch of the Desulforamulus ferrireducens genome encodes the following:
- a CDS encoding IS256 family transposase, with protein MAQYQITVNQELLHRLFLSDNKDSGVAALLESVLNQILQAQATEQLEAEPYERTEERKGYRNGTYPHKLTTRVGTLTLRIPRFRNGKFSTELFARYQRSEQALVLALMEMVINGVSTRKVSQITEELCGTEFSKSTVSELCKKLDPVVHGWNNRNLHDMRYPFILVDALVLKVREEGRVRARSVMIAIGVNTDGYREILGLILGDSESESSWGEFFTWLKSRGLRGVDIIVSDNHGGLVKAVRSHFQGVTWQRCQTHFMRNILDVTPKSIQDELYPHLRAILDAPDVDTARVLLNQTLEAYENRAPKAMKVLEDGFDDATAILILPERYRRRLRTTNGVERLNEEIRRRERVIRIFPNRESVIRLVGALLMEFDDKWASGRKYLDMSEYLQWQESQRQARAFSKVTPIR; from the coding sequence ATGGCTCAATATCAGATTACCGTAAATCAGGAACTTTTGCACCGTTTATTTTTAAGCGATAACAAAGATTCCGGTGTAGCAGCTCTGCTGGAATCCGTATTGAACCAAATTTTGCAGGCTCAGGCTACCGAGCAACTAGAAGCCGAACCATATGAGCGCACTGAAGAAAGGAAGGGGTATCGCAATGGGACTTATCCACATAAGCTAACCACTCGCGTCGGCACCCTTACCCTGAGAATTCCTCGGTTTCGCAATGGCAAATTCTCCACAGAACTGTTTGCCAGATACCAGCGCAGTGAACAAGCTCTGGTACTGGCTCTAATGGAGATGGTAATCAATGGGGTCTCAACCCGTAAGGTGAGCCAAATCACCGAAGAACTTTGTGGAACCGAGTTTTCCAAATCTACCGTTTCCGAACTGTGCAAGAAGCTAGACCCGGTAGTACATGGCTGGAACAATCGGAATCTGCATGATATGCGCTACCCTTTTATCCTTGTGGATGCCCTTGTTCTCAAGGTTCGTGAAGAAGGGCGTGTTCGCGCACGTAGTGTGATGATTGCCATTGGTGTTAACACTGATGGTTACAGAGAAATTCTCGGATTGATACTGGGTGATAGTGAATCTGAGTCCAGTTGGGGCGAATTCTTTACCTGGTTAAAATCCCGTGGCTTACGGGGTGTTGATATCATTGTTTCAGATAATCACGGTGGGTTGGTGAAGGCCGTACGCAGCCATTTTCAGGGTGTTACCTGGCAACGTTGTCAAACCCACTTCATGCGCAACATCCTAGATGTTACCCCAAAGTCAATACAGGATGAACTCTATCCACATCTAAGAGCTATTCTAGATGCACCGGACGTAGATACCGCCCGTGTGTTATTAAATCAAACCCTAGAGGCTTATGAGAACAGGGCTCCAAAGGCCATGAAGGTGTTGGAAGATGGCTTTGATGATGCTACAGCTATTCTTATTTTGCCAGAACGTTATCGCCGTCGGTTGCGTACCACAAACGGTGTAGAACGCCTTAACGAAGAAATTAGGCGCAGGGAACGAGTTATTCGCATTTTCCCCAACCGCGAGTCCGTGATCCGTCTAGTAGGTGCCCTCCTTATGGAGTTTGATGACAAATGGGCCAGTGGTAGAAAGTATCTGGATATGAGTGAATACCTGCAATGGCAGGAATCTCAGAGACAAGCCCGTGCTTTTTCTAAAGTAACGCCAATTCGGTAA
- a CDS encoding cupin domain-containing protein: MPMFNPGNQLPNHQSYAPVYLMDYGPYPFVVNIEAATKQNNNFRLALWTGKHLQLTLMSIKVGEDIGLEMHPNLDQFIRIEEGQGLVLMGDTKDRLDFQACVQDDYIFIIPAGKWHNLINTGNKPIKLYSIYAPPEHPHGTVHKTKADAAEHHY, translated from the coding sequence ATGCCTATGTTCAACCCGGGCAATCAGCTCCCTAATCACCAAAGCTATGCTCCCGTTTATTTAATGGATTATGGGCCATATCCCTTTGTCGTTAATATTGAAGCAGCTACCAAACAAAACAATAATTTTCGTCTGGCTTTATGGACCGGAAAACATCTGCAACTTACCTTAATGAGTATTAAGGTGGGAGAGGACATAGGTTTAGAAATGCACCCAAACCTCGATCAATTCATACGTATTGAAGAAGGGCAAGGACTTGTTCTCATGGGAGATACAAAGGATAGGTTGGATTTTCAAGCCTGTGTCCAAGATGATTATATCTTTATTATTCCTGCCGGTAAATGGCACAATTTAATTAACACAGGAAATAAGCCAATTAAACTATATTCTATTTATGCTCCACCTGAGCACCCCCACGGCACTGTGCATAAAACAAAAGCAGATGCCGCCGAACACCATTATTAA
- a CDS encoding DNA alkylation repair protein, translating into MIYYIIKRNSGTKEFFINKAIGWALREYSKTNQEWVRNFIDHNTLHPLSVREGSKYL; encoded by the coding sequence ATGATATATTACATTATTAAAAGAAACAGTGGAACAAAAGAGTTCTTCATCAACAAGGCCATCGGTTGGGCGTTAAGAGAGTATTCCAAAACCAATCAAGAATGGGTGAGGAATTTTATCGATCATAATACACTCCATCCCCTTAGCGTAAGGGAAGGTAGTAAATATTTATAG
- a CDS encoding nitroreductase family protein, with translation MNAIFQRRSIRKYTGEHVSREMVKQLLEAAMAAPSAGNQQPWEFVVVRDKEVLQKLTEVSPYTKMLKEADLAIVVCGDEAKEKHKGYWVQDCSAATENILIMAAHLGLGAVWCGIYPVDERVVGVKNILGLPQSVIPLGIIAVGHPAEHKEPANRYDESKIHYDRW, from the coding sequence GTGAATGCAATTTTTCAAAGAAGAAGCATAAGGAAATATACCGGCGAGCATGTATCCCGGGAAATGGTAAAACAGTTGTTGGAAGCGGCCATGGCCGCTCCTTCTGCGGGAAATCAGCAACCGTGGGAGTTTGTAGTTGTCAGGGATAAGGAAGTACTACAAAAATTGACCGAGGTTAGCCCCTATACTAAAATGCTCAAGGAGGCTGACCTGGCCATTGTTGTTTGTGGGGATGAAGCGAAGGAAAAGCATAAAGGCTACTGGGTACAAGATTGCTCGGCGGCCACAGAGAACATTTTAATCATGGCAGCGCATTTGGGACTGGGGGCTGTGTGGTGCGGCATCTATCCGGTGGATGAGAGAGTAGTTGGTGTGAAAAACATTTTAGGGTTGCCTCAGTCGGTGATTCCACTGGGCATAATAGCTGTTGGGCATCCAGCCGAACATAAGGAACCAGCTAACCGCTATGATGAGTCTAAAATACATTATGATCGCTGGTAG
- a CDS encoding flavodoxin family protein — translation MKVLGFNGSPRKQWNTATLLNKALEGAASKGATTEIVHLYDLNFKGCISCFACKTINGTSYGKCALQDDLEPYLRKIEEADAIVLGSPIYFGCVTGEMRSFLERLMFQYLVYSKPVKSLAPKQMNIGFIYTMNVTEKMAKEMAYEQKISQHEVSLKMLFGGKVEHLYSYDTYQFKDYSKVVADLFDAAQKAQHRERQFPIDCKKAFEMGAGLVTAR, via the coding sequence ATGAAAGTACTCGGATTCAACGGTAGTCCAAGAAAGCAATGGAATACAGCGACTTTGTTAAACAAAGCCCTGGAAGGGGCAGCCAGCAAAGGGGCCACAACAGAAATAGTTCATCTATATGACCTAAATTTTAAGGGATGTATCAGTTGTTTTGCTTGTAAAACAATCAATGGTACCAGTTATGGTAAGTGTGCCTTGCAGGATGATTTAGAGCCTTATCTAAGAAAAATTGAAGAAGCAGATGCTATAGTTTTAGGCTCCCCTATCTACTTTGGGTGTGTTACAGGAGAGATGAGGTCCTTTTTGGAGCGTCTCATGTTTCAATATCTAGTTTATTCCAAACCTGTGAAATCATTGGCCCCCAAACAGATGAACATTGGTTTTATTTACACCATGAATGTTACAGAAAAAATGGCCAAGGAAATGGCCTACGAGCAAAAGATTAGTCAACATGAGGTGTCGCTGAAAATGCTTTTTGGAGGCAAGGTAGAGCATCTGTACAGCTATGATACCTATCAGTTTAAGGATTATTCCAAGGTAGTGGCAGATCTTTTTGATGCGGCTCAAAAGGCCCAACACCGGGAAAGACAATTTCCCATCGATTGCAAGAAAGCCTTTGAGATGGGAGCCGGTTTAGTTACAGCCCGGTAA
- a CDS encoding GyrI-like domain-containing protein: MATFDCKKAYKDLYLPKVKPSIVDVPPLEGLWWFEDNTFDGSVMGRKDEFSWVIMIRQPEFVTPEVFETAKTSLAKKKPGLDTSIARLEDFTEGLCAQVMHIGPYDDEGPTVAALEEFIASQGYRTEMSGLRQHHEIYLSDPRKTAPEKLKTVIRHPIVKR; encoded by the coding sequence TTGGCAACCTTTGATTGTAAAAAAGCATATAAAGACTTGTACTTGCCCAAGGTTAAACCCAGTATCGTTGATGTGCCGCCCTTAGAAGGGCTGTGGTGGTTTGAGGATAACACTTTTGATGGCAGTGTTATGGGTAGGAAGGACGAATTCAGCTGGGTAATTATGATCCGTCAGCCAGAATTCGTCACTCCCGAGGTTTTTGAGACAGCCAAGACAAGCCTGGCCAAGAAAAAACCAGGGCTGGACACGTCCATAGCCCGCCTTGAGGACTTCACAGAAGGCTTGTGCGCTCAGGTTATGCACATTGGTCCTTATGACGATGAGGGGCCTACTGTTGCGGCACTGGAAGAGTTCATTGCATCACAGGGATACCGGACAGAGATGTCCGGCTTACGGCAACACCACGAAATATATCTCAGTGACCCTCGCAAGACGGCACCTGAGAAACTAAAAACGGTAATTAGGCATCCCATTGTAAAAAGATAG
- a CDS encoding translation factor GTPase family protein: protein MKKLVIGILAHVDAGKTTLSESMLYLSGKIGKLGRVDNKDAYLDTYELERARGITIFSKQAIFEIGDTQITLLDTPGHIDFSAEMERTLQVLDYAILVISGADGVQGHTKTLWRLLDLYQIPVFIFINKMDQMGADKDRLIKELKSQLDDGCIEFGQIMTEDFYDQLALRDEIMLEDYLATGYIEPEQIKTAIYERKVFPCFFGSALKLEGIEPFMQGIEKYTLIPSYPAEFGAKIFKIARDEQGTRLTHMKITGGRLKVKDVITNGNWKEKVNQIRIYSGPKFEAVNEIEAGSICAVTGLSQTRPGEGLGIEEASDKPVLEPVLSYQIILPEGCDPRVMLPKLRLIEEEQPELQIVWDEQLQEIQVQIMGEVQIEILQSLIKSYFDVEVAFDAGKIVYKETIANMVEGVGHFEPLRHYAEVHLLLEPGEPGSGLQFGTVCSEDVLGKSWQGLVLTYLEEKVHKGVLTGSAITDMKITLVSGKAHPKHTESGDFREATYRAVRQGLMEAESILLEPYYDFQLELPKKMVGRAMADIEKMHGTCELAETDGEMAVLVGSAPVVNMRNYQKEVIAYTQGRGRLFCSLKGYQPCHNTAEVIESIGYDAEKDLENPTGSVFFAQGAGFYVPWDQVKDYMHVESYLHKKEDLSEAAANRTHYTGERLISLDEIEQIINSTYFANQGKKSAWKRRKTARDSYYGSTYSVSSERETKEEYLLVDGYNIIHAWPELKELADENMDSARMKLLDYLSNYQGIRKCKVIVVFDAYRVPGHLEEVIDYHNIHMVFTREAQTADQYIERFARDNQKKYHIIVATSDGLQQLIIRGAGCDLLSARELKVEIEEATERIQQEIQRRKESPYLLDALSQEAKQQMAGLLKRKMKG from the coding sequence ATGAAAAAATTAGTTATTGGCATATTAGCCCATGTGGATGCCGGGAAGACGACCTTATCTGAGAGTATGCTTTACCTGAGCGGTAAAATTGGCAAATTAGGAAGGGTAGACAATAAGGATGCTTATTTAGATACCTATGAGCTGGAAAGGGCAAGGGGCATCACCATTTTCTCCAAGCAGGCCATATTTGAAATAGGTGATACTCAGATTACCCTATTGGATACCCCTGGACACATAGATTTTTCAGCGGAAATGGAGAGAACCCTGCAGGTACTGGATTATGCCATTTTAGTTATCAGTGGTGCAGATGGGGTGCAGGGACATACCAAGACCCTCTGGCGGCTGCTGGATCTTTATCAGATACCTGTTTTTATCTTCATCAATAAAATGGATCAAATGGGGGCAGATAAGGACAGGTTAATTAAAGAGCTAAAAAGCCAGCTGGATGATGGCTGCATTGAATTTGGGCAAATTATGACAGAGGACTTTTACGATCAATTGGCCCTGCGTGATGAAATTATGCTGGAGGACTATTTGGCTACGGGTTATATTGAACCCGAGCAGATTAAAACAGCCATCTATGAGCGCAAAGTTTTTCCCTGTTTTTTTGGGTCCGCTTTAAAATTAGAGGGCATCGAGCCATTTATGCAGGGTATTGAGAAGTATACCCTCATTCCTTCCTACCCCGCTGAATTTGGGGCTAAAATTTTCAAAATAGCCAGAGACGAGCAGGGAACCCGTCTTACTCATATGAAGATTACAGGCGGCAGGCTTAAAGTGAAGGATGTCATAACCAATGGCAACTGGAAAGAGAAAGTAAATCAAATTCGTATCTATTCCGGCCCCAAATTTGAAGCAGTCAACGAGATTGAGGCAGGGTCTATCTGCGCAGTCACCGGGCTCAGCCAAACCAGACCGGGAGAAGGCTTAGGCATAGAAGAAGCCTCAGATAAACCGGTATTGGAACCGGTACTGTCCTATCAGATAATACTGCCCGAAGGCTGCGACCCAAGGGTTATGCTGCCCAAGCTTCGTCTAATTGAGGAAGAGCAGCCGGAACTCCAGATTGTCTGGGATGAGCAGTTACAGGAAATTCAGGTACAAATCATGGGCGAGGTGCAGATTGAAATTCTGCAGAGCCTTATTAAAAGCTATTTTGATGTTGAGGTAGCCTTTGATGCCGGGAAGATTGTCTATAAAGAGACCATTGCCAATATGGTAGAAGGTGTGGGACACTTTGAACCCTTGCGACATTATGCGGAGGTGCACTTGTTACTGGAGCCGGGTGAGCCAGGCAGTGGTCTCCAGTTTGGCACGGTCTGCAGTGAGGATGTGCTGGGTAAAAGCTGGCAAGGACTTGTTTTAACCTATTTGGAAGAAAAAGTCCATAAAGGAGTTCTGACAGGGTCAGCAATCACAGATATGAAAATTACTTTAGTCTCGGGTAAAGCACACCCTAAGCATACCGAGAGCGGTGACTTTAGAGAGGCCACCTACCGAGCAGTACGTCAGGGATTAATGGAAGCCGAATCCATCCTGTTGGAGCCTTACTATGATTTTCAACTGGAATTGCCTAAGAAAATGGTCGGCAGAGCCATGGCAGACATTGAGAAAATGCATGGCACCTGTGAATTAGCAGAGACTGATGGCGAGATGGCGGTTCTGGTGGGGAGTGCCCCGGTTGTTAACATGAGGAATTATCAGAAAGAGGTTATTGCCTACACCCAGGGCCGTGGCAGGCTGTTTTGCAGCCTAAAGGGGTATCAGCCCTGTCATAACACAGCAGAGGTCATTGAAAGTATTGGTTACGATGCGGAGAAAGACTTAGAAAACCCCACAGGTTCTGTATTTTTTGCCCAGGGGGCGGGTTTCTATGTACCCTGGGATCAAGTGAAGGACTACATGCATGTGGAAAGCTATCTGCATAAAAAGGAAGATTTATCAGAAGCAGCCGCCAACCGCACCCACTATACAGGAGAAAGATTGATTAGCTTAGATGAGATTGAGCAAATTATCAATAGCACCTACTTTGCCAATCAAGGGAAGAAGTCTGCCTGGAAAAGACGTAAAACTGCCCGGGATAGCTATTATGGCTCCACTTACTCTGTCAGCAGTGAGAGGGAAACCAAGGAAGAGTATCTCCTGGTGGACGGCTATAATATTATCCATGCCTGGCCCGAACTGAAAGAGTTGGCAGATGAGAATATGGACAGTGCCAGAATGAAGTTGCTTGATTATCTCAGTAATTATCAGGGAATTCGCAAATGTAAAGTTATTGTTGTGTTCGATGCTTACCGTGTGCCTGGGCATCTTGAGGAGGTTATTGACTATCACAATATCCATATGGTCTTTACCAGGGAGGCCCAGACGGCAGACCAGTATATTGAACGGTTTGCCCGGGATAATCAGAAAAAATATCATATTATCGTCGCCACGTCGGATGGTTTGCAGCAGCTCATTATCCGGGGAGCAGGCTGCGACTTGTTATCCGCCAGAGAACTGAAGGTGGAGATTGAAGAGGCTACCGAAAGAATACAGCAGGAAATACAGAGGAGAAAGGAATCTCCTTATCTACTGGATGCATTGTCCCAAGAGGCAAAACAGCAGATGGCAGGACTACTGAAAAGAAAAATGAAGGGTTAA
- a CDS encoding group II intron maturase-specific domain-containing protein, translating to MLNELDLELCRRGHRFVRYADDCNIYVKSRRAGERVMASVKKFVEERLKLKVNMQKSAVDRPWKRKFLGFSFTWDKEPKIRIAPKTKKRFMDKIRELTNRSKSQSMNKRIKAINTYIVGWIGYYRLADTRSVFQSLDEWLRRRLRMCYLKQWKKPKTKRKKLVALGIPPEWAMLISGSRKGYWRLSNTPQVNKALGLAFWREQGLKSLVERYNELRSTT from the coding sequence ATGCTGAATGAACTGGATTTAGAACTCTGCAGGAGAGGGCACAGATTCGTCAGATATGCAGATGACTGCAACATTTACGTAAAGAGCCGAAGAGCCGGGGAAAGAGTCATGGCGAGTGTCAAAAAGTTTGTAGAAGAGAGACTAAAACTTAAAGTCAATATGCAAAAGAGTGCAGTAGACAGGCCGTGGAAGAGGAAATTTCTAGGATTTTCATTTACGTGGGACAAAGAACCCAAAATCAGAATAGCCCCAAAGACGAAAAAGCGATTCATGGACAAAATACGGGAGCTAACCAACCGAAGCAAAAGCCAGTCAATGAACAAAAGAATCAAGGCAATCAACACCTATATAGTCGGGTGGATTGGCTACTACAGGTTAGCTGATACGAGAAGCGTATTTCAATCCCTTGATGAATGGCTAAGACGGCGACTACGAATGTGCTACTTAAAACAATGGAAGAAACCAAAGACCAAAAGAAAGAAATTAGTAGCGCTGGGGATACCGCCAGAATGGGCAATGCTGATAAGTGGGTCGCGTAAGGGATACTGGAGACTATCAAACACGCCACAAGTAAACAAAGCCCTCGGCCTCGCCTTTTGGCGAGAACAAGGGCTTAAAAGTTTAGTTGAAAGATACAACGAACTTCGTTCCACAACATGA
- a CDS encoding site-specific integrase: MKPTDFAVHLTRFLSEYLPGHKNVSRNTISSYRDTFKLLIRYCQEKEGIAAENITMNTLSGGLITRFLEWLETERKCSISTRNQRLAAIHSFFRYAQCEDPSGLYHFQKVIAIPVKKAGKAVVEHLTPEAMQFLLSQPDKTTIRGRRDLTLMSVLYDTGARVQELIDLKVCDVILNTPAIIVLTGKGNKIRRVPIMKGTVQLLERYIYENRLDVNWKNEYPLFFNKQHSKLTKEGVSYIISKYVEQARLSSTLIPSRVRPHMFRHSKAMHLLQAGVNLIYIRDFLGHSDLKITEVYARTDTETKRQAIENAYPELINSSLPDWNEDQALLAWLSRL; this comes from the coding sequence ATGAAACCGACTGATTTCGCAGTGCATCTTACCAGATTCCTTTCCGAATATCTACCAGGCCATAAAAACGTAAGCAGGAATACCATCAGTTCCTATCGCGATACATTTAAACTCCTGATCCGCTACTGCCAAGAAAAAGAAGGTATTGCAGCAGAAAATATTACAATGAATACCCTGTCGGGAGGCCTGATTACCAGGTTTTTGGAATGGCTGGAAACAGAGCGCAAATGCAGTATATCGACACGAAATCAACGGCTGGCTGCCATCCATTCCTTTTTCCGTTATGCCCAGTGTGAAGACCCATCAGGACTTTACCATTTTCAAAAGGTCATTGCCATACCTGTCAAAAAAGCAGGCAAAGCAGTTGTGGAGCACCTTACTCCTGAGGCCATGCAGTTCCTATTGTCCCAACCGGACAAAACGACAATCCGCGGGCGGCGTGACCTGACCCTGATGAGTGTCCTCTATGACACAGGGGCAAGGGTACAGGAACTTATTGACCTCAAGGTGTGTGATGTAATCCTGAACACACCGGCCATCATCGTGTTGACTGGAAAGGGCAATAAGATTAGGCGTGTTCCCATCATGAAAGGTACTGTCCAGCTCTTGGAACGTTATATTTACGAAAACCGTCTTGATGTAAACTGGAAAAATGAGTATCCGCTGTTCTTCAATAAACAGCATAGTAAGCTAACCAAAGAAGGGGTTTCCTATATCATCTCAAAATATGTGGAACAAGCTAGGCTATCATCAACGTTGATTCCGTCTAGGGTCAGACCGCATATGTTTCGTCACAGCAAGGCAATGCATCTTCTTCAGGCCGGAGTTAACCTCATTTATATCCGTGATTTCCTAGGCCATTCCGATCTAAAAATTACTGAGGTCTACGCCAGAACCGATACAGAGACGAAGCGTCAGGCAATCGAGAATGCCTATCCAGAACTAATCAACAGTAGCTTGCCGGATTGGAACGAGGATCAGGCACTTCTTGCATGGCTGTCTCGACTGTAG
- a CDS encoding tyrosine-type recombinase/integrase: MSNFIYEGPFGKHIQDFVQLKKAIGYKYDTEARHLKRFDEFTIDKYPSADRLSKEIVLDWGKKRSYEAQANQCSRASIIRQFGKYMDSLGLDAYIIPKGYYPTEEQYIPHIYTPDELKRFFAETDKCHYCIECPDRHLIMPVFFRMIYSCGLRVSEARLLKVGDVDLDNGILIINHSKKDNSRLVPMSGTITKRCRDYARKVHPFTDKKAYFFPALGGRPMTIQNVYHNFRRFLWRAGISHGGRGKGPRIHDFRHTFACHCLKRWVEQGKELSAYLPILKAYMGHDSFEETAYYLRMTADVFPDITIRLEGKYPDLIPGLEGDADETD; the protein is encoded by the coding sequence ATGAGTAATTTTATTTATGAGGGTCCCTTTGGTAAGCACATTCAGGATTTCGTACAGCTCAAGAAAGCAATAGGATACAAATATGACACCGAGGCCCGGCATCTGAAGCGCTTTGATGAGTTTACAATAGACAAATATCCATCAGCAGACAGACTTTCAAAAGAAATTGTCCTTGACTGGGGCAAAAAGAGATCATATGAGGCGCAGGCCAACCAATGTTCGCGGGCTTCTATCATACGTCAGTTCGGAAAATATATGGATTCCCTTGGACTTGATGCTTACATTATTCCGAAAGGCTACTACCCTACAGAGGAGCAGTACATTCCACATATTTATACCCCGGATGAGCTGAAGCGTTTTTTTGCAGAAACTGACAAATGCCATTACTGTATCGAGTGTCCAGACAGGCACTTAATCATGCCAGTGTTTTTCAGGATGATATACTCCTGTGGTCTGCGTGTGTCCGAAGCCAGGCTCCTTAAGGTTGGCGATGTGGATCTTGATAACGGTATTCTTATCATTAACCATTCCAAGAAAGATAACAGCCGACTTGTTCCTATGTCTGGAACCATTACAAAGCGATGCCGGGATTATGCCCGGAAAGTCCATCCATTCACGGACAAAAAGGCGTACTTCTTCCCTGCACTAGGCGGGAGACCTATGACAATACAAAATGTCTACCATAACTTCAGGAGATTTCTCTGGCGCGCCGGCATTTCTCATGGCGGCAGAGGCAAAGGCCCACGGATCCATGATTTTCGCCATACCTTTGCTTGTCATTGTCTGAAACGCTGGGTTGAACAAGGCAAGGAACTGTCAGCTTATCTACCAATCCTCAAAGCTTACATGGGACACGATTCCTTCGAGGAGACCGCTTATTATCTAAGGATGACGGCAGATGTTTTCCCGGATATCACCATTCGTCTGGAAGGGAAATACCCGGATCTGATCCCTGGGTTGGAAGGTGATGCAGATGAAACCGACTGA
- a CDS encoding site-specific integrase, translating to MQSKRLTKLLEELEQELMRLGYTEGSLKFYRRRWKMLLDFAKSRGENYFSEQLGIDFVEKHFNILEKDFDKTLSQKDTQELRVIRMVGDFQLHHSVLRRYYKHKEILTDPYYINISDDFQNYCKEKGYSKSTIDHYVKQSAYFMDYLASQGISNCSDITLELINRYIRTLAGYTYKTVEQNICSIRTFFRFLQKRGIVSTDFASKMPMVQARKQTRIPSVWTKDELKALINAIDRGSPKGKRDYAIILLACSLGLRCTDIKQLKTENFHWEAKKLVLTQSKTKEPLVLPLIPEVGWAVIDYLRYGRPKVDSPYIFIRHTAPFLPFTEGDHLNQIIKHYMVEAHLPTLKKRRGMHSLRHTAASLMLENDTPLAVISDILGHADTDSTAVYLKVDLKKLKECPLEIPEVTRNE from the coding sequence ATGCAGAGCAAACGATTAACAAAACTCCTGGAAGAACTAGAACAGGAACTGATGCGACTCGGCTATACAGAAGGTTCTCTTAAGTTTTACCGTCGCCGTTGGAAGATGCTTCTGGATTTTGCCAAGTCTCGGGGAGAAAACTACTTCAGCGAACAATTGGGTATCGACTTTGTTGAAAAGCACTTTAATATTCTAGAAAAAGATTTTGACAAAACTCTTTCTCAAAAGGATACTCAGGAGCTACGTGTAATCAGGATGGTAGGTGACTTTCAGCTTCACCACTCTGTACTGCGGCGCTATTACAAGCACAAGGAAATATTGACAGATCCGTATTACATCAACATTAGTGATGATTTTCAAAACTACTGTAAAGAAAAAGGTTATTCAAAATCCACTATTGACCACTATGTAAAGCAATCTGCATATTTTATGGACTATCTTGCTTCCCAGGGAATCAGCAACTGCAGCGATATCACTTTGGAACTAATCAACAGATATATTCGGACACTTGCCGGTTATACCTATAAAACGGTAGAGCAGAATATCTGTTCAATACGGACGTTCTTCCGTTTTCTTCAGAAAAGGGGAATCGTCAGCACGGATTTTGCATCAAAGATGCCTATGGTTCAGGCAAGGAAACAAACAAGAATACCATCTGTATGGACAAAGGATGAACTTAAGGCGCTCATTAACGCTATCGACCGTGGAAGCCCAAAGGGGAAACGTGATTATGCCATTATCCTTCTAGCCTGCTCCCTTGGTCTTAGGTGTACCGATATCAAACAACTGAAAACGGAAAATTTCCATTGGGAAGCAAAAAAACTGGTATTAACGCAATCTAAGACAAAGGAACCGCTGGTACTTCCCCTTATCCCCGAAGTAGGATGGGCAGTCATTGATTATCTCCGGTATGGCCGACCAAAGGTGGACAGCCCATATATTTTCATCCGGCATACAGCGCCGTTCCTTCCATTTACTGAAGGAGACCATCTTAACCAGATAATCAAGCATTACATGGTCGAAGCACACCTTCCCACCTTAAAGAAACGAAGGGGGATGCATTCCTTAAGGCACACCGCGGCCTCGCTTATGCTGGAGAATGATACGCCATTGGCGGTCATCTCCGATATCCTTGGTCACGCCGACACCGATTCTACAGCCGTATACCTCAAGGTTGACTTAAAGAAGCTGAAGGAATGCCCGCTGGAAATTCCGGAGGTGACCCGCAATGAGTAA